A single region of the Acidobacteriota bacterium genome encodes:
- a CDS encoding ABC transporter permease: MSALARRFTGMRAVLRREFHGYFASPLGYIFIVIFLIASGYLMVSRDFGRFLELREANLDALFSYLPWIFVVLVPAVAMRLWAEERRSGTVELLLTLPITLEGSYLGKFLAGWAFLAVSVLLTWPAVFQVARLGDPDWGAIFASYVATLLAAAVLLAIGLLFSALSKNQVVAFILAVAASVGFLLIGVPQTQEFVGKWFGGYVERVVSSLSLLDHFETLTRGLLQLNSLLFFVLFTVGWLVCGMLVLGQTKTN; this comes from the coding sequence ATGAGCGCGCTGGCGCGGCGTTTCACCGGGATGAGGGCGGTGCTGCGGCGGGAGTTCCACGGCTACTTCGCGTCGCCGCTCGGCTACATCTTCATCGTCATCTTCCTGATTGCCAGCGGCTATCTCATGGTGTCGCGCGACTTCGGCCGCTTCCTGGAGCTCCGCGAGGCGAACCTCGACGCGCTGTTCAGCTACCTGCCCTGGATCTTCGTCGTGCTGGTGCCGGCAGTGGCAATGCGGCTGTGGGCGGAGGAGCGCCGGTCCGGCACGGTCGAGCTGTTGCTGACCCTGCCGATCACTCTCGAGGGTTCCTATCTCGGCAAGTTCCTGGCCGGTTGGGCGTTTCTGGCCGTGTCCGTGTTGCTGACGTGGCCGGCCGTGTTTCAGGTGGCCCGCCTCGGCGACCCGGACTGGGGCGCGATCTTCGCGAGCTACGTCGCGACCCTGCTGGCGGCCGCGGTGCTGCTGGCGATCGGCCTCCTGTTCTCGGCGCTGTCGAAGAACCAGGTGGTCGCGTTCATCCTGGCGGTGGCGGCCTCGGTCGGCTTCCTGCTGATCGGCGTGCCCCAGACCCAGGAGTTCGTGGGCAAGTGGTTCGGCGGCTATGTGGAGCGCGTGGTCTCGTCGCTCAGCCTGCTCGACCACTTCGAGACGCTGACCCGCGGCCTCCTGCAGTTGAACTCGCTGTTGTTCTTCGTGTTGTTCACCGTCGGCTGGCTGGTCTGCGGCATGTTGGTGCTCGGCCAGACGAAGACCAATTGA
- a CDS encoding Gldg family protein: MTDEPNVRPDAGADGTKGMTVAQSRLLTLALIGLVTVLSIHVANEWLEGWRVDLSGGDLYSLTDGSHAILDRMQEEGVNPLDIRLYFSETAGKTLPKFVKDFIGYERYLRSLLAEYERAAAGKIRLETIDPLPDSDDADRAAEDGLDGKLINQNGDLFYFGLAFETQTGSRETIEFLWPQEQENIEYEISKKIHGLLWPARQRVGVLSSLEVFGGAQDPFMAQMLAAQGRTPSQKWIIVQVLEDLYDVSQVAPDVDEISSDDYDLLIVIHPKDLPDKTAFAIDQWVAAGGNTLIFLDPYALGDTPPQNPQQPWMALQYQPASNLEPLLASWGLELPANRFAADFELAARRPMSQFGAAESVIIDLQVDSALHEDVLDEENPMLRGLSNTRFFLSGVLRELGDDGSEADAGEDDAGDEPGDRDAGETGPVEGVELRPLISTTPAANTLEVLPGFGGGDGLAYTDLNDGAALRDAFAPGEEPLALAYFVRGRLPTAFPDGVDYPDREAERPPNLPPEIEIPPPDDAQIIHRDPLPEEERGEAAVVVFADVDFIHDQIAFLQNPFGIIQAANDNHKVVLNSIDYLLGSQDLMSVRAKSGISRPFLRFDEIEAQAELDTLDRERQIREEIESFEEELREKQGEITQRNAALFERKLQEEVDELNERILEGNRELRDIRKGRREALEREESMVRFAVIGWMPIVVLLIGLYRARRR; this comes from the coding sequence ATGACTGACGAACCGAACGTACGTCCGGACGCCGGCGCCGACGGCACGAAGGGGATGACGGTGGCGCAGAGCCGCCTCCTGACCCTGGCCCTCATCGGGCTCGTGACCGTGCTCTCGATCCACGTCGCCAATGAGTGGCTGGAGGGCTGGCGCGTCGACCTTTCCGGGGGCGATCTCTACTCGCTGACCGACGGCAGCCACGCGATCCTCGATCGCATGCAGGAAGAGGGCGTCAATCCGCTGGACATCCGCCTCTACTTCTCCGAGACGGCGGGCAAGACGCTGCCCAAGTTCGTCAAGGACTTCATCGGCTACGAGCGCTATCTGCGCAGCCTGCTGGCTGAGTATGAGAGGGCCGCGGCCGGGAAGATTCGCCTCGAGACGATCGACCCGCTTCCCGACAGCGACGACGCGGACCGCGCCGCCGAGGACGGCCTGGACGGCAAGCTGATCAACCAGAACGGCGATCTCTTCTACTTCGGTCTCGCGTTCGAGACGCAGACCGGTAGCAGGGAGACGATCGAGTTCCTGTGGCCGCAGGAGCAGGAGAACATCGAGTACGAGATCTCGAAGAAGATCCACGGTCTGCTCTGGCCGGCCCGGCAGCGGGTGGGGGTGCTCTCGAGCCTGGAGGTCTTCGGCGGCGCCCAGGACCCGTTCATGGCGCAGATGCTGGCGGCTCAGGGCCGGACTCCGTCGCAGAAGTGGATCATCGTCCAGGTGCTGGAAGACCTCTACGACGTTTCCCAGGTCGCGCCGGACGTGGACGAGATCTCGAGTGACGACTACGACCTGCTCATCGTGATCCATCCCAAGGACCTGCCCGACAAGACGGCCTTCGCGATCGACCAGTGGGTGGCCGCAGGCGGCAACACGCTGATCTTCCTCGATCCGTATGCGCTGGGCGACACCCCGCCGCAGAACCCGCAGCAGCCCTGGATGGCCCTCCAGTACCAGCCGGCCTCGAACCTGGAGCCGCTGCTCGCATCCTGGGGTCTGGAGCTTCCAGCGAACCGGTTCGCGGCCGACTTCGAGCTGGCGGCGCGGCGGCCGATGAGCCAGTTCGGCGCCGCCGAGTCGGTGATCATCGATCTCCAGGTCGATTCCGCGCTCCACGAAGACGTGCTGGACGAAGAGAATCCGATGCTGCGCGGCCTGTCGAACACGCGCTTCTTCCTTTCCGGCGTGCTGCGGGAACTGGGAGACGACGGGTCGGAGGCCGACGCTGGCGAAGACGATGCGGGGGACGAGCCCGGCGACCGCGACGCCGGCGAAACCGGACCTGTGGAGGGCGTCGAACTGCGGCCGCTGATCTCGACGACTCCGGCCGCCAACACGCTCGAAGTGCTGCCGGGCTTCGGCGGCGGCGACGGTCTTGCCTACACCGACCTGAACGACGGCGCGGCGCTCCGTGACGCGTTTGCACCAGGTGAGGAGCCCCTGGCGCTCGCGTACTTCGTGCGCGGCAGGTTGCCGACCGCCTTCCCGGACGGCGTGGACTACCCGGACAGAGAGGCGGAGCGGCCGCCCAACCTGCCGCCCGAGATCGAGATTCCGCCGCCCGATGACGCACAGATCATCCACCGTGATCCCCTGCCCGAAGAGGAACGCGGCGAGGCAGCGGTCGTCGTGTTCGCGGACGTGGACTTCATCCACGACCAGATCGCCTTCCTGCAGAACCCGTTCGGGATCATTCAGGCCGCGAACGACAACCACAAGGTCGTTCTCAACAGCATCGACTACCTGCTCGGCTCCCAGGACTTGATGTCGGTTCGGGCCAAGAGCGGGATCAGCCGCCCCTTCCTTCGCTTCGACGAGATCGAGGCGCAGGCCGAACTCGACACGCTCGATCGAGAGCGGCAGATCCGGGAGGAGATCGAGAGCTTCGAGGAGGAGTTGCGGGAGAAGCAGGGCGAGATCACCCAGCGCAACGCGGCTCTCTTCGAGCGAAAGCTGCAGGAGGAAGTCGACGAGTTGAACGAGCGGATCCTGGAAGGCAACCGGGAGCTGCGGGACATCCGCAAGGGCCGGCGCGAAGCGCTCGAGCGCGAGGAGTCCATGGTGCGCTTCGCCGTCATCGGGTGGATGCCCATCGTCGTCCTGCTGATCGGTCTCTACCGCGCCCGGCGGCGCTAG
- a CDS encoding DUF4340 domain-containing protein — translation MSQLNQRLVAAAAALLALSVFSYWNSVSRADRFESGQKFLPNLNPDEIAAVEILQGDEQVTLSRQDDFYVVEEVHDYRARNEGVNRLVRNLLDIELAKEIGSGDNLAAELGIEPPGEDTVEVALQNAAGSDMVRLRVGNRFEGGSGNYVRRLDGEENPIFLTEATVLIDSTADQFLQKEIVDVAGSDVARIDGPDFTFSTGEGESDTLALERVPASRREKTSEAGRVRNFLSRLRFSEVHLADDEEVADLSFDSEFRYELADGSGYVVSVAGRDDDRYIQISGYHTVQQVEIERDTPDEELQEKADILNRAEEMRDFNDYHGSWVYKLDSFTGEKLDLRRADLIEDEEEQNEELDS, via the coding sequence ATGAGCCAGTTGAATCAGAGGCTTGTAGCCGCGGCCGCGGCGCTGCTCGCCCTTTCGGTCTTCAGCTACTGGAACAGCGTGTCGCGCGCCGATCGGTTCGAGAGCGGTCAGAAGTTCCTGCCCAACCTGAACCCGGACGAGATCGCCGCGGTCGAGATCCTCCAGGGAGACGAGCAGGTCACCCTGAGCCGGCAGGACGACTTCTACGTGGTGGAGGAAGTCCACGACTACCGGGCCCGGAACGAGGGTGTGAACCGATTGGTGCGGAACCTGCTCGACATCGAACTCGCGAAGGAAATCGGCTCAGGCGACAACCTGGCCGCGGAACTCGGCATCGAACCGCCCGGCGAGGACACGGTCGAGGTGGCGCTCCAGAACGCAGCCGGCAGCGACATGGTCCGGTTACGGGTAGGTAACCGGTTCGAGGGCGGCAGCGGCAACTACGTCCGCCGCCTCGATGGCGAGGAGAACCCGATCTTTCTGACCGAGGCGACCGTGCTGATCGACAGCACGGCGGATCAGTTCCTGCAGAAGGAAATCGTCGACGTCGCCGGAAGCGACGTTGCGCGCATCGACGGACCCGACTTCACCTTCAGCACCGGTGAGGGCGAGAGCGACACGCTTGCTCTCGAGCGCGTGCCGGCCAGTCGGCGTGAGAAGACGAGCGAGGCCGGACGGGTCAGGAACTTCCTGTCCCGGCTGCGCTTCTCCGAGGTTCACCTCGCGGACGACGAGGAAGTGGCCGATCTCTCGTTCGATTCCGAGTTCCGTTACGAGTTGGCCGATGGATCCGGTTACGTCGTCTCAGTCGCCGGCCGCGATGACGACCGCTACATCCAGATCAGCGGCTATCACACGGTGCAGCAGGTCGAGATCGAACGCGACACACCCGACGAGGAACTCCAGGAGAAGGCCGACATCCTGAACCGGGCGGAGGAGATGCGGGACTTCAACGACTACCACGGCTCCTGGGTCTACAAGCTGGACAGCTTCACCGGCGAGAAGCTGGATCTGCGCCGCGCCGACCTGATCGAAGACGAAGAAGAACAGAACGAGGAGCTTGACTCATGA
- a CDS encoding VOC family protein — MIGYCTIGVNDMDRATAFYDSLLSELGAKTLFDMGRIKGYGVGPGQPMLAICIPYNEEPQVPGNGNMVAIAAASQEQVDQLHARALELGGTDEGAPGTRVATFYGGYVRDLDGNKLCFFNMG, encoded by the coding sequence ATGATTGGCTACTGCACGATTGGCGTGAACGACATGGACCGGGCGACGGCCTTCTACGACTCCCTGCTCAGCGAGCTGGGCGCGAAGACCCTGTTCGACATGGGTCGGATCAAGGGCTACGGCGTTGGGCCGGGACAGCCGATGCTCGCGATCTGCATCCCCTACAACGAGGAACCGCAGGTGCCGGGGAACGGGAACATGGTGGCGATCGCCGCGGCTTCGCAGGAGCAGGTCGACCAGCTTCACGCCAGGGCGCTCGAGCTGGGCGGCACGGACGAAGGCGCGCCCGGAACGCGCGTGGCCACGTTCTACGGCGGCTACGTTCGGGATCTCGACGGCAACAAGCTCTGCTTCTTCAACATGGGCTGA
- a CDS encoding TonB-dependent receptor, whose amino-acid sequence METPRRLRSPDRIGVTALGLWAIVAALTAAQGGAVDCPADASLRGTVRSLSGTPVADAVATLTTSSRTVATGEDGRFCLFPVEPGEHRLVVFADGYGVAEQEFLVEEQGAVQVEIRLRAAFGEEVVVSATRTEKRLADVPLHVQTVRRSQIEGVVARTLADAVEWTRGVRVESNCQSCNTSQIRLLGLEGPYSQLLVDGQPTVSSLAMVYGIEQLPARLIDSVEVVRGGGSPAYGAGAVAGVINLIPHHPDHTHVEVSARSSRMDGAGAVARSPSYSLVADLMPGSSRAATFYGQVDREAPVDVDGDGFTDVSIRDLDALGARYHELLFDGAARFAVDVSHVSEFRRGGDQLHLPPQHAQVAEQLASHRKGVTASWLQTVSSRWDWRTTVSHAGAERDSYYGTGGDSSAFGTTRNPLWLFDTQVNRGGERGTLSFGLQASDDFIHDRQPAYGRIIRERYRGAAAFVQDDRRIADGVTLLYGLRVDRHNAVDGSIVSPRAALMWTPRSDLTLRVSHSAGFRPPAVFDEQLHIALLGGEAMVVRDEPGLREETSVSRMLSVEWRPMVGERTAVAFDSTFFDTTIADLFHNREADDPATPELEFTRTNFGRARVAGVEVGWSLRRGRLAVDLGYGWQRAEFGHPEPDFGSTRMFRTPERYGTASVRWLLSGGLDLFAGLRYTGQMAAPHYAGYIAKDRLELTPSFLAIDVAVSRKFVLGGDRGIVGTFAVKNLTDEYQQDLDRGPLRDAGYVYGPRFPRSVVVGVKVDL is encoded by the coding sequence ATGGAAACACCAAGAAGGCTCCGGTCGCCGGACCGTATCGGCGTCACAGCCCTTGGTCTGTGGGCGATCGTGGCGGCGCTGACCGCGGCTCAGGGCGGGGCCGTCGACTGTCCGGCGGATGCCAGCCTGCGTGGCACGGTGCGCTCGCTTTCCGGGACACCGGTGGCCGACGCCGTGGCTACGCTGACGACTTCCTCCCGGACTGTGGCAACTGGAGAGGACGGGCGATTCTGCCTCTTTCCGGTGGAACCGGGCGAGCACCGGCTGGTCGTCTTCGCGGACGGCTACGGCGTCGCTGAACAGGAGTTCCTGGTCGAGGAGCAGGGCGCGGTCCAGGTCGAGATTCGCCTCCGCGCCGCGTTCGGCGAGGAGGTGGTGGTCAGTGCGACCAGGACGGAGAAGCGTCTCGCCGATGTGCCGCTCCACGTGCAGACAGTGCGGCGTTCCCAGATCGAGGGCGTTGTTGCGCGCACACTGGCCGACGCCGTGGAATGGACGCGGGGCGTGCGGGTCGAGTCGAACTGCCAGAGCTGCAATACCTCCCAGATCCGGTTGCTCGGTCTCGAGGGTCCGTACTCCCAGCTTCTGGTCGATGGCCAGCCGACCGTGTCGTCTCTCGCCATGGTCTATGGCATCGAGCAGTTGCCGGCCCGGCTGATCGACTCGGTCGAGGTGGTCAGGGGCGGCGGTTCGCCGGCCTACGGAGCGGGGGCGGTGGCGGGCGTGATCAACCTGATTCCGCACCATCCCGATCACACTCACGTCGAGGTGAGCGCCCGCTCGAGCCGGATGGATGGCGCCGGCGCCGTGGCGCGGAGCCCTTCGTACAGCCTGGTTGCCGACCTGATGCCCGGTTCGTCGCGGGCCGCGACGTTCTACGGCCAGGTAGACCGGGAAGCGCCGGTCGACGTCGACGGCGACGGGTTCACCGACGTCTCGATCCGCGACCTGGATGCTCTCGGAGCGCGCTACCACGAGTTGCTGTTCGACGGTGCGGCGCGGTTTGCGGTGGACGTCAGTCATGTCAGCGAGTTCCGTCGGGGCGGCGATCAGTTGCATCTGCCGCCGCAGCACGCTCAGGTCGCAGAGCAACTGGCCTCCCACAGGAAAGGCGTCACGGCCTCCTGGCTTCAGACCGTTTCATCGCGATGGGACTGGCGGACAACCGTGTCCCATGCCGGCGCCGAACGAGACAGCTACTACGGGACGGGAGGCGACTCGAGCGCCTTCGGGACAACCCGCAATCCGCTTTGGCTCTTCGACACCCAAGTCAACCGCGGCGGCGAGCGGGGCACGCTGAGTTTCGGCCTGCAGGCTTCGGACGATTTCATCCACGACCGCCAGCCAGCGTACGGACGGATCATTCGCGAGAGATACCGCGGGGCGGCGGCCTTCGTTCAGGACGACCGGAGGATCGCCGACGGCGTGACCCTGCTCTACGGGCTGCGGGTGGACCGCCACAATGCGGTCGACGGATCGATCGTCTCGCCGCGGGCGGCCCTGATGTGGACCCCGCGAAGCGACCTGACCCTGCGAGTCTCCCACAGCGCCGGCTTCCGTCCACCCGCGGTGTTCGACGAGCAACTCCACATCGCTCTGCTCGGCGGCGAGGCGATGGTCGTGCGGGACGAACCCGGCCTGCGGGAGGAGACGTCCGTCTCGCGCATGTTGAGCGTCGAGTGGAGGCCGATGGTCGGCGAGCGCACGGCCGTGGCGTTCGATTCGACCTTTTTCGATACGACGATCGCCGATCTGTTCCACAACCGCGAGGCGGACGATCCGGCGACCCCGGAACTCGAGTTCACGCGCACCAACTTCGGCCGTGCCCGGGTCGCCGGCGTGGAGGTTGGCTGGAGCCTGAGGCGCGGTCGTCTGGCCGTGGATTTGGGCTACGGATGGCAGCGGGCGGAGTTCGGCCATCCCGAACCGGATTTCGGCAGCACCCGCATGTTCCGAACGCCCGAACGCTACGGCACGGCGAGCGTCCGGTGGCTGCTCTCGGGCGGGCTCGATCTGTTCGCGGGCCTTCGCTACACGGGACAGATGGCGGCGCCGCATTACGCCGGCTACATCGCCAAGGATCGACTGGAGTTGACGCCGAGCTTCCTTGCTATTGACGTTGCCGTGTCCCGGAAGTTCGTGCTCGGCGGAGACCGCGGCATCGTGGGCACGTTCGCGGTGAAGAACCTGACCGACGAGTACCAGCAGGACCTGGACCGGGGGCCGCTACGGGATGCCGGCTACGTCTATGGACCGAGATTCCCGCGCAGCGTGGTCGTCGGCGTCAAAGTGGACCTGTAG
- a CDS encoding TlpA disulfide reductase family protein: MRRLVFAPGSVLAAMLMLALAAPPTAVPDDGSAPARADELESPANHGVRLADLWADLAVRDLDGRTWTAADFQGRVVLLDFWATWCAPCLADFPHLERARASYDDQDLVILAVSLDRSGRDDLRSFRRRQAITWPVLFDGLGAAGTVASRFQVEYPPRSLLFDRRGRLVALDARGSTLDAALRVLFAPE; encoded by the coding sequence GTGCGGAGACTCGTGTTCGCTCCAGGGTCGGTTCTGGCGGCGATGCTGATGCTGGCGTTGGCGGCACCGCCGACGGCGGTTCCGGATGACGGATCGGCACCGGCGCGGGCGGACGAGCTGGAGTCTCCGGCGAATCACGGCGTCCGGCTTGCCGACCTGTGGGCGGATCTGGCGGTGCGAGACCTCGATGGCCGGACCTGGACCGCGGCCGATTTCCAGGGTCGCGTCGTTCTGCTCGACTTCTGGGCCACCTGGTGCGCTCCCTGCCTCGCCGACTTCCCCCATCTCGAACGGGCGCGGGCCAGCTACGACGATCAGGACCTCGTGATCCTCGCCGTTTCCCTCGACCGTTCGGGACGTGACGATCTGAGGAGCTTCAGGCGCCGGCAGGCCATCACCTGGCCCGTCCTCTTCGACGGACTGGGCGCTGCCGGAACGGTGGCCAGCCGCTTCCAGGTGGAGTATCCGCCGCGGTCCCTGCTGTTCGACCGGCGCGGACGGTTGGTGGCCCTCGATGCCCGCGGATCGACACTCGACGCGGCGCTGAGGGTCCTTTTCGCCCCGGAGTGA